A stretch of the Staphylococcus sp. NRL 16/872 genome encodes the following:
- a CDS encoding TetR/AcrR family transcriptional regulator: MNTQDLRVQKTRQAIITTFFELLQTKTFEQITIQDLCDKANVRRSTFYRHFNDKYDLLNYGIGLVIDHFRELYLPEINPDNPRRFFEKLMKDILQFIHENKAIVRSVINLNYYGEVYSIFYDQIFEAVKKQIEFDKRSGQFYVDTTMYGQFLTGGILSVITNWLQQGQQQSIDKVTAEIVALICGAREIHLKKLK, translated from the coding sequence TTGAATACACAAGATTTACGCGTTCAAAAAACACGCCAAGCTATAATAACTACCTTCTTTGAACTTCTCCAAACAAAGACGTTCGAACAAATTACTATTCAAGATTTATGCGATAAAGCGAATGTTCGAAGATCTACATTTTATCGTCACTTTAATGATAAATATGATTTGTTGAATTACGGTATTGGTCTGGTGATTGATCATTTTAGAGAGCTATATTTACCAGAAATCAATCCAGATAACCCTCGTCGTTTTTTCGAGAAATTAATGAAAGATATTCTACAATTTATTCATGAAAATAAAGCTATCGTACGCAGTGTGATTAATTTAAATTATTACGGAGAAGTTTATAGTATTTTTTATGATCAAATCTTTGAAGCAGTAAAAAAACAAATTGAATTCGATAAACGAAGTGGGCAATTTTATGTAGATACGACGATGTATGGGCAATTTCTAACTGGGGGCATCTTAAGTGTGATCACAAACTGGTTACAACAAGGGCAACAACAGTCAATTGATAAAGTCACTGCAGAAATTGTAGCACTCATTTGTGGTGCTAGAGAGATACATTTGAAAAAATTGAAATAA
- a CDS encoding DUF3169 family protein yields MKVGRYLLYLVISGIIGGIIGGSMNSISTFLSTINFSNNRTALIICIIFSIIVLILTAYQWKTQHDAIKFKKSFLNSIEDDEADIYEKKANLKYNLTTIIAYTLMTVSFIAALLFVIGKNANFSMLFAIIPFMLTGPSSLMLGFFNRRFDSRYPKMGEKNYTEKTLDLMDEGERHITLISMYKNYQMNIVLLMIAIILLSLYSIDTGSSQSFSIFILIIIFVYNSLGYMLKVRKFYKS; encoded by the coding sequence ATGAAAGTAGGTAGATATCTACTTTATCTTGTTATTAGTGGAATCATCGGGGGCATTATAGGTGGATCGATGAATAGTATTAGCACATTTTTATCTACTATTAATTTTTCTAATAACCGCACTGCGTTAATAATTTGTATTATTTTTTCTATCATTGTATTAATTCTGACAGCTTATCAATGGAAGACACAACATGATGCAATCAAATTTAAAAAGTCCTTTCTAAACTCTATTGAAGATGATGAAGCTGATATTTATGAGAAAAAAGCAAATTTAAAATATAATTTAACAACTATTATTGCATACACGCTTATGACAGTTAGTTTTATAGCCGCATTGTTATTTGTTATAGGAAAAAACGCTAACTTCAGTATGTTATTCGCAATCATTCCTTTTATGCTTACCGGTCCTTCATCTCTTATGCTTGGATTTTTCAATCGTCGTTTCGATAGTCGCTATCCCAAAATGGGCGAAAAAAATTACACCGAAAAAACATTAGATTTGATGGATGAAGGTGAAAGACACATTACGCTCATTAGTATGTATAAAAATTATCAAATGAATATAGTGCTACTAATGATAGCTATTATACTTTTAAGTCTTTATTCAATTGACACTGGTTCCAGTCAGTCATTTAGTATATTTATTTTAATCATTATTTTTGTATATAACAGTTTAGGTTATATGTTAAAAGTACGTAAATTTTATAAATCTTAA
- a CDS encoding Rrf2 family transcriptional regulator, with the protein MKLSKGWEQAIYVLLILNQLPQRNVITSTALSERLNVSDSYLKKIIKSLAKEGLVHSAPGKNGGFSLNKPLSEITFYDVFLAIEGRDKIFSSQHLLKSFLGENESQKAELCVVSHSLNQIEQSLISTLSSVSLDGVHHTIDQKYNLEELSQWISTHSKIH; encoded by the coding sequence ATGAAACTGTCTAAAGGATGGGAACAGGCGATTTATGTTCTATTAATTCTTAATCAACTACCACAACGTAATGTAATAACCTCTACAGCATTAAGTGAACGGTTAAACGTATCTGACTCCTATTTAAAGAAAATTATTAAGTCTCTAGCGAAAGAAGGTCTTGTTCATTCAGCACCTGGCAAAAATGGAGGGTTTTCTCTCAATAAGCCTTTAAGTGAAATCACATTTTATGATGTCTTTTTAGCGATTGAGGGACGAGATAAGATTTTCTCAAGTCAACATTTATTAAAATCTTTCTTAGGAGAAAATGAAAGTCAAAAGGCCGAATTATGTGTGGTGAGTCATTCGCTCAATCAAATTGAACAATCATTGATATCCACTCTTTCCTCCGTATCTTTAGATGGTGTTCATCACACAATTGATCAAAAATATAATCTCGAAGAGCTATCTCAGTGGATTTCAACTCATAGTAAAATTCACTAA
- a CDS encoding arylamine N-acetyltransferase, with protein MDTQAIERYLDIDSTLYNEPTLEALDYYIKQYMMTVPFENINVQNGVPISVEIDDLFDKIVNQHRGGFCYEMNHFFGTYLEEKGFTVHRMPATVHQPGGHTSPHGSHMSLVVPIDNVNYVADVGFGDLPLQSLRIASLDPTHPVTDLTGQFRAISESEDTYIVQKLENEQWMTRYEAKMHPQTIHDFDEMIDYNSKNPDSIFVKQLMITKPQLFGRATMSFNHLTLSKQDNKEKFDVTSDNYRDMLEKYFNLDVKIKPFEQ; from the coding sequence ATGGATACACAAGCTATTGAACGTTATTTAGACATAGATTCAACGCTATACAACGAACCCACACTCGAAGCACTCGATTATTATATAAAACAATATATGATGACCGTACCTTTTGAAAATATAAATGTACAAAATGGCGTACCTATCTCTGTAGAAATTGATGATCTGTTCGATAAAATTGTTAATCAACATCGAGGTGGTTTCTGCTATGAAATGAACCATTTCTTTGGTACCTACCTTGAAGAAAAAGGCTTCACCGTACATCGCATGCCAGCAACCGTACATCAGCCTGGTGGTCACACAAGTCCTCATGGTTCTCATATGTCACTCGTAGTCCCTATCGATAATGTCAATTATGTAGCTGACGTAGGCTTTGGCGATTTACCTTTACAATCATTGCGCATCGCCTCATTAGACCCTACCCACCCGGTTACAGATTTAACAGGCCAATTTCGCGCTATTTCTGAAAGTGAAGACACATATATCGTCCAAAAACTTGAAAATGAACAATGGATGACACGTTACGAAGCTAAAATGCATCCACAAACCATTCATGATTTCGACGAGATGATTGACTATAATTCTAAGAATCCTGATTCTATCTTTGTAAAACAACTCATGATTACAAAACCACAATTATTCGGACGTGCTACAATGTCGTTTAACCATCTAACATTAAGCAAACAAGACAATAAAGAAAAATTTGATGTCACATCAGATAATTATCGTGACATGCTTGAAAAATATTTCAACCTAGACGTAAAAATCAAACCATTCGAACAATAA
- a CDS encoding ABC transporter ATP-binding protein, with protein sequence MEHLLQVQHLNKSYKKSNFNLNDISFTLKPGEVIGLIGKNGSGKSTLINTLVGNRFKDSGEISFFDKVISDKEHEYKEHIGVVFDDLRVPDKLEIKDMDKVFANIFKTWNSDKFFNTIKEFDLPTNSQIKTFSRGMRMKAALSIALAHDSKLLILDEATAGMDVSGREEVIEMLEDYISEGNGVLISSHISEDIEQLATQLIFMKDGEIVLHEDKHTLLNDYGIVEIPENEDSDIPNDIIVSSRIRNGQRQILIKDWSRVTNAHPLNNIDDATKLIMRGEK encoded by the coding sequence ATGGAACATCTATTGCAAGTGCAACACCTGAACAAATCTTATAAGAAATCCAACTTCAACTTGAATGACATTTCTTTCACCTTAAAACCTGGTGAAGTCATTGGTCTAATTGGAAAGAACGGTTCCGGTAAATCAACACTAATTAATACATTAGTGGGCAACCGTTTCAAAGACTCTGGTGAAATTTCATTCTTTGACAAAGTGATATCTGACAAAGAGCATGAATATAAAGAACACATAGGCGTCGTATTTGACGATTTGCGTGTACCAGATAAACTCGAAATCAAAGATATGGATAAAGTTTTTGCGAATATTTTCAAAACATGGAATAGTGACAAATTCTTTAATACGATCAAAGAATTTGATCTTCCTACTAACTCTCAAATTAAGACTTTCTCTAGAGGCATGCGTATGAAAGCAGCATTATCAATTGCCCTAGCCCATGATTCTAAATTATTAATATTAGATGAAGCTACTGCCGGCATGGATGTCTCAGGACGTGAAGAAGTCATTGAAATGTTAGAAGATTACATTTCAGAAGGTAACGGCGTTTTAATTTCATCTCACATCTCAGAAGACATTGAACAGTTAGCTACCCAACTTATCTTTATGAAAGACGGTGAAATTGTCCTACATGAAGATAAGCACACACTATTAAATGATTATGGAATAGTTGAAATCCCTGAAAATGAAGACTCAGACATTCCAAATGACATTATAGTTTCTTCAAGAATACGAAACGGACAACGTCAAATTTTAATTAAAGATTGGTCTCGCGTGACCAACGCTCACCCACTCAACAACATTGATGACGCAACAAAATTAATTATGCGAGGTGAAAAATAA
- a CDS encoding polysaccharide deacetylase family protein, with translation MAKRYLLGLLTVLLAIVLCACQSTSQSHDGKDKKSAEDRKKEENMYAKKKNKDQKDWVTYKGDVAHVFYHPIIAEPKKAFTGDPSSAKGNNDWMITVNEFNKSLDELYKHNYILVDPHDVYDLKSNPVKKKEIKLPKGKKPLILSIDDMNYYDYMRGHGYADRLVLDKNKHVVSETKGKDGKVTQSETNDIVPILNNFVKKHPDFSYNGQKGVVALTGYNGVLGYRTNELDSKDYDKRKEQATKVANAMKRDGWTFASHSWGHINFEDTSYDRIVKDTKRWEKEVTPIIGKTDLFIFPHGAQDRGSQGYNYLEHQAGFKYIAGVGPNNYTIIDKDSVYQDRVAIDGLNLYQFKYKMKPFLDPEKVYSKEDRKYFKGNKDYDY, from the coding sequence ATGGCTAAGAGATATTTACTTGGACTACTGACAGTTTTATTAGCAATTGTTTTATGTGCATGTCAATCTACATCACAATCACATGATGGGAAAGACAAGAAATCTGCAGAAGATAGAAAAAAAGAAGAAAACATGTATGCGAAGAAGAAAAACAAAGACCAAAAAGATTGGGTTACATATAAGGGCGATGTTGCTCATGTCTTCTATCATCCAATAATTGCAGAACCTAAAAAAGCGTTTACGGGGGATCCAAGCTCAGCTAAAGGGAATAATGATTGGATGATTACAGTTAATGAGTTTAATAAGTCGCTAGATGAGCTTTATAAACATAATTACATATTAGTAGATCCACATGATGTGTATGATTTAAAATCAAATCCAGTTAAAAAGAAAGAAATTAAATTACCTAAAGGTAAAAAACCACTTATCTTATCTATTGATGACATGAATTATTATGATTATATGCGAGGTCATGGCTATGCTGATCGACTTGTATTAGACAAAAATAAACATGTCGTATCTGAAACGAAAGGTAAAGATGGTAAAGTCACACAAAGCGAAACAAATGATATCGTGCCAATTTTAAATAACTTCGTGAAAAAACATCCTGATTTCTCATATAATGGCCAAAAAGGTGTTGTAGCTTTAACAGGTTATAATGGTGTACTTGGCTATCGTACAAATGAATTAGATAGTAAAGATTATGATAAACGTAAAGAACAAGCTACTAAAGTTGCGAATGCAATGAAACGTGATGGCTGGACCTTTGCGAGTCACTCTTGGGGACATATTAATTTTGAGGATACCTCATATGATCGCATTGTGAAGGATACAAAACGATGGGAGAAAGAAGTGACTCCAATTATAGGTAAAACAGATCTCTTTATCTTCCCACATGGGGCACAAGATAGAGGATCACAAGGGTATAATTATTTAGAGCATCAAGCAGGATTTAAATATATTGCTGGTGTGGGGCCAAATAATTATACTATTATCGACAAAGATAGTGTATACCAAGACCGAGTGGCAATAGATGGGTTGAATTTATATCAATTTAAATACAAAATGAAGCCATTCTTAGACCCAGAAAAGGTATACAGCAAAGAAGATCGTAAATATTTTAAAGGTAATAAAGATTATGATTATTGA
- a CDS encoding helix-turn-helix transcriptional regulator → MRNRLKELRARDGFNQTQLAKKAGISRQTVSLIERNDFMPSILTAVKIARIFNEPVENVFIFEEGDL, encoded by the coding sequence TTGCGAAATCGCCTAAAAGAATTGCGTGCTCGCGATGGCTTTAATCAAACACAGCTCGCAAAAAAAGCCGGCATTTCGCGGCAAACAGTTTCTTTGATCGAACGTAATGATTTCATGCCATCCATCTTAACCGCCGTTAAAATCGCACGTATCTTTAATGAACCAGTTGAAAATGTCTTTATATTCGAGGAGGGAGATTTATGA
- a CDS encoding excinuclease ABC subunit UvrA yields the protein MSNIEIIGAKQNNLKNINVTIPKHQLTVFTGRSGSGKSSLVFNTVAAESERLLNETYSSYVQHQLTQYEKPDVDQIKNLPVAMVINQKRLGGNSRSTVGTISDIYASVRLLWSRIGEPFVGYSDIFSFNNPKGMCETCSGLGYVEDIDLNELLDFDKSLNEDAIKFPSFRPDSWRGKRYLYTGLFDNDKKLKDYTKEELDTFLYTEPTKLKNPPSNWPRTAKFEGLIHRFRRSFLLNDNFEKKRFKQDIDRVVSKHDCPSCHGQRLNDKVLSCKINGLNIAEFTNLQIDEALAFLEKIKSNKARVIIEPLKQQLEALSYIGLNYLTLARETTSLSGGESQRIKLIRHLNSPLSDLVYIIDEPSVGLHPEDIKRINDIIQSLKDKGNTVLVVEHDPDVIKTADHIIDLGPRAGKHGGEITFTGSYEELLKSNTSTGHALKQTHTLKSELRQSKEMINISNISRNNLENISTELPKHAMTVVTGVAGSGKSTLITAAFERNQDAIFIDQKPVHASNRSNLLTYLDIFDDVRSFFSKHTGLKKSMFSYNSEGACPECHGKGVLKTELAFMPDFSQVCEMCGGTRYRPEVLEAKVDGYSIADILALTVEEAIEKFNDSPNITRPLQALTDTGLNYMTLGQSLDTLSGGEIQRVKLSRYLTQDVTNKLFIFDEPTTGLHEDDLPILIDCFNNLIDEGNTVILIEHNLTMMTQADWLIDIGPFAGDKGGQLLYAGQPNGIFEIENSVTAKHLNDYIKN from the coding sequence ATGAGTAATATTGAAATTATCGGCGCAAAACAGAATAATTTAAAAAATATAAATGTAACGATTCCAAAGCATCAATTAACCGTTTTTACAGGTCGGTCAGGCTCGGGTAAGTCTTCCCTCGTCTTTAATACCGTTGCTGCAGAATCCGAAAGATTGCTCAATGAAACTTATTCAAGTTATGTCCAACATCAACTCACACAATATGAGAAACCGGATGTTGATCAAATTAAAAATCTACCTGTCGCAATGGTTATTAATCAAAAGCGACTTGGAGGTAATTCGCGTTCAACTGTAGGTACAATTTCTGATATTTATGCTTCCGTACGTCTTTTATGGTCTCGTATTGGTGAGCCGTTTGTTGGATATTCTGACATCTTTTCATTCAACAATCCAAAAGGGATGTGCGAAACATGTTCTGGTTTAGGCTATGTTGAAGATATCGATTTAAACGAATTGTTAGACTTTGACAAATCACTTAATGAAGATGCGATTAAGTTCCCTTCATTCAGACCTGACAGTTGGCGTGGTAAACGTTATTTATATACAGGCTTATTCGATAATGATAAAAAGTTGAAAGATTACACTAAAGAAGAACTGGACACGTTCCTTTATACAGAACCAACGAAATTGAAGAATCCACCATCCAACTGGCCAAGAACTGCGAAATTCGAAGGTTTAATCCATAGATTTCGTCGTTCATTTTTACTTAACGACAATTTTGAAAAGAAACGTTTCAAACAAGATATTGATCGCGTGGTTTCTAAACATGATTGCCCAAGTTGTCATGGTCAACGTCTTAATGACAAAGTATTAAGTTGTAAAATTAATGGCTTAAATATAGCAGAATTTACGAATTTACAAATCGACGAGGCGTTAGCCTTTTTAGAAAAAATCAAATCAAACAAGGCACGCGTGATTATCGAACCACTCAAACAACAGCTTGAAGCATTAAGTTATATCGGCTTAAATTATTTAACGCTAGCAAGGGAAACAACTTCCCTTTCTGGTGGCGAGTCACAACGTATTAAATTGATTCGTCATTTAAACAGTCCATTAAGTGATCTTGTTTACATTATTGATGAACCAAGTGTTGGCTTGCATCCTGAGGATATTAAACGCATCAATGACATCATTCAATCGCTAAAAGACAAAGGGAATACGGTACTCGTCGTTGAGCATGACCCTGACGTCATTAAAACAGCTGACCACATCATTGATTTAGGTCCACGCGCTGGTAAACATGGTGGCGAAATCACCTTCACAGGAAGCTACGAAGAATTACTTAAATCTAATACAAGCACTGGCCATGCGTTAAAACAAACGCACACGTTAAAATCCGAATTACGCCAATCAAAAGAGATGATTAATATTTCAAATATTAGTCGCAATAATCTAGAGAATATTTCAACTGAACTACCAAAACATGCGATGACTGTCGTTACTGGTGTGGCTGGTTCAGGTAAGAGTACTTTAATTACGGCTGCGTTTGAACGTAATCAAGATGCGATTTTTATTGATCAGAAACCTGTTCATGCCTCAAATCGTTCTAATTTACTCACTTATTTGGATATCTTTGATGATGTGCGTAGTTTCTTTAGTAAACATACTGGGCTTAAAAAGAGCATGTTTAGTTACAATTCCGAAGGTGCATGTCCAGAATGTCATGGTAAAGGTGTATTGAAAACGGAATTAGCATTTATGCCGGACTTTTCACAAGTGTGCGAAATGTGCGGTGGCACAAGATACCGTCCTGAAGTGTTAGAGGCGAAAGTAGACGGTTATTCGATTGCTGATATTTTAGCATTAACCGTTGAAGAAGCGATTGAAAAGTTTAATGACAGCCCTAATATCACACGTCCACTTCAAGCTCTGACTGATACGGGCTTGAACTATATGACATTAGGTCAATCTCTCGATACGTTATCAGGCGGAGAAATTCAACGCGTGAAGTTAAGTCGTTATCTCACGCAAGATGTAACCAACAAACTGTTCATCTTTGACGAACCAACGACTGGCTTGCATGAAGATGACTTACCTATATTAATTGATTGCTTTAACAACCTTATTGATGAAGGCAATACAGTTATCTTAATCGAACATAACTTAACGATGATGACACAAGCAGATTGGCTCATTGATATTGGACCTTTCGCTGGAGATAAAGGTGGACAATTGCTTTATGCAGGCCAACCAAATGGTATTTTTGAAATTGAAAATTCAGTAACCGCAAAACATTTAAACGATTATATTAAGAATTAA
- the pbp4 gene encoding penicillin-binding protein PBP4, protein MFQKIVKSMGSIGFIALLSSTSAHATETPVNISNQLHPHEVSSIYQPDGVTLTTQQGQVLYDYQGNKKVDPASLSKMMTLYLTYEAIDNGKLKLSDTIKVTKKFNHLSNMPNLSSVPLRQGQTYTIEELIKQTALASSNAAAIILGEKVSGNTSTFTDKMNQQAKIFNMDNSHFINPAGAQNNLLGEFTPSKYKKQDYPTSTAKDMTILAHELIAQHPELLKVTQLSQDTQKGNTFTSTNLSLKHQPLYLRGTDGLKTGTSDKGYNITLTNNLNHLRLNETVMNVKPYGNDNAKYNRNKIGNHIIQYYRQQYEYKKVLSKGKHTIGDHTYEVKKDLYDTVPKDSKKWTIKVNKNNQAFVSYKRDFLPNTSYPKVVVEKKWKLF, encoded by the coding sequence ATGTTTCAGAAAATAGTAAAGAGTATGGGAAGCATCGGTTTTATAGCTTTATTAAGTTCAACAAGTGCGCATGCAACAGAAACACCAGTCAATATTTCAAATCAACTCCACCCTCATGAAGTTAGCTCCATTTATCAACCAGATGGGGTTACGTTAACGACACAACAAGGACAAGTATTATATGATTACCAGGGAAATAAAAAAGTAGATCCTGCGTCTTTATCTAAAATGATGACATTATATTTAACGTATGAAGCAATTGATAATGGCAAATTAAAATTAAGTGACACTATAAAAGTGACAAAAAAATTCAATCATTTGTCTAACATGCCTAACTTGTCTTCTGTACCGTTACGGCAGGGACAAACATATACTATTGAAGAATTAATTAAACAAACGGCCTTAGCTTCGAGTAATGCAGCGGCAATCATTTTAGGAGAAAAAGTCAGTGGCAATACGTCAACATTTACAGATAAAATGAATCAACAAGCTAAAATATTTAATATGGATAACTCACATTTCATTAATCCTGCAGGTGCTCAAAATAATTTACTAGGAGAATTTACTCCTTCAAAATATAAAAAACAAGATTATCCTACAAGTACTGCAAAAGATATGACGATATTAGCGCATGAATTAATCGCTCAACATCCTGAATTACTAAAGGTGACGCAATTATCTCAAGATACACAAAAAGGTAATACCTTTACGAGCACTAATTTATCGTTAAAACATCAACCACTCTATTTAAGAGGTACAGACGGTTTAAAAACTGGGACAAGCGATAAAGGTTATAATATTACATTAACAAACAACTTAAATCACTTACGTTTAAATGAAACCGTGATGAATGTTAAACCTTATGGAAACGATAATGCAAAATATAATAGAAATAAAATAGGCAATCATATTATTCAATACTATCGCCAACAATACGAGTATAAAAAAGTGCTTTCTAAAGGAAAACATACGATAGGTGATCATACTTATGAAGTGAAAAAAGATTTATATGATACAGTGCCGAAAGATAGTAAGAAATGGACAATTAAAGTAAATAAAAATAATCAAGCTTTCGTTTCTTACAAGCGTGATTTTTTACCTAATACAAGCTACCCAAAAGTAGTTGTAGAGAAGAAATGGAAATTATTTTAA
- a CDS encoding ABC-2 transporter permease, protein MKGLILSSFYASKKSLITFAIVGIVMSILFSFVSPMMSCFMPMVMLISPVSDNLKREKESKWMYYVSALPSSRSTYVKAYFVFYLLLIVIGLVIGMVICLVITQNPMLMLLSAFIGIGLACTYAIMFPLTFKFGPENSNVIMISTVFFALILFFAVWFLVVTPKLIQSGSIDKFSNNPTVLLITGAYALLGVIIFIGSYFSSLSIFKKQEL, encoded by the coding sequence ATGAAAGGCCTAATTTTAAGTAGTTTCTATGCATCTAAAAAATCACTTATCACATTTGCAATTGTAGGCATAGTTATGAGTATTTTGTTCAGTTTTGTCAGTCCTATGATGAGCTGTTTTATGCCAATGGTTATGTTAATATCCCCAGTTTCAGATAACCTTAAACGCGAAAAAGAATCTAAATGGATGTATTATGTATCCGCTTTGCCTTCTTCACGAAGTACATACGTTAAAGCATATTTTGTTTTTTACCTTTTACTCATTGTAATTGGTTTAGTGATAGGAATGGTTATCTGTTTAGTCATAACTCAAAATCCTATGTTAATGCTTCTATCAGCATTTATTGGAATTGGTTTGGCTTGTACTTATGCAATAATGTTTCCACTTACATTTAAATTTGGACCTGAAAATTCAAATGTAATTATGATTTCAACAGTATTTTTTGCCTTAATCTTATTTTTTGCAGTATGGTTCCTTGTAGTAACACCTAAACTTATACAATCTGGTTCAATTGATAAATTTTCAAATAACCCAACAGTATTATTAATAACTGGTGCATATGCATTACTTGGAGTAATTATATTTATTGGTTCATATTTTTCATCTTTATCAATATTTAAAAAACAAGAATTATAA
- a CDS encoding oleate hydratase: MYYSNGNYEAFARPKKPENVEEKSAYLIGSGLASLAAACFLIRDGQMDGSKIHVLEELSKPGGSLDGTELPMKGYVVRGGREMENHFECLWDLFRSIPSLEIEGASVLDEFYWLNKEEPNYSRCRVIEKRGHQLATDGDFTLTKQAIKEIVALCLKKEEELNDVKISDVFSNDFMHSNFWIYWKTMFAFEPWHSAMEMRRYLMRFVHHIGGLADFSALKFTKYNQYESLVRPIIAYLTSHGVQFQYGVQVLDIKVDVTTTEKVAREIQLKRHGQLETITLTPNDLVFVTNGSITESSTYGDNDTPAPPNHKPGGSWNLWRNLAKQSPEFGCPEKFYQDLPDKSWFVSATVTTNNKTIIDTIERICKRDPLSGKTVTGGIITVNDSNWQMSFTINRQQQFKTQPKDEMSVWIYALYSNVEGEYIHKPIVECSGSDICQEWLYHIGIPDNLIENLANNHCNSIPVYMPYICSYFMPRAVGDRPLVVPKDSRNLAFIGNFAETERDTVFTTEYSVRTAMEAVYQLLDIDRGVPEVVASEFDLRVLMEALYELNDRKDLTELAEQNRIQQFALNAFLKKIKNTYIEELLQQHKLL, translated from the coding sequence ATGTACTATAGTAATGGGAATTATGAAGCATTTGCGCGTCCTAAAAAACCAGAAAATGTAGAGGAAAAGTCTGCTTATCTTATCGGGTCTGGATTAGCATCTTTAGCAGCTGCATGTTTCTTGATTAGAGATGGGCAAATGGATGGGTCAAAAATCCATGTTTTAGAGGAATTATCTAAACCTGGTGGAAGTTTAGATGGAACTGAACTTCCGATGAAAGGCTATGTTGTACGTGGCGGAAGAGAAATGGAAAATCATTTCGAATGTTTATGGGATTTATTTCGCTCCATCCCATCTTTAGAAATAGAAGGTGCTTCCGTCTTAGATGAGTTTTATTGGTTGAACAAAGAGGAGCCCAATTACTCACGATGTCGTGTTATTGAAAAAAGGGGACATCAGCTAGCCACTGATGGTGACTTCACATTAACGAAGCAAGCAATTAAAGAAATTGTCGCTTTATGTTTAAAGAAAGAAGAAGAATTAAACGATGTAAAGATTTCAGATGTCTTTTCAAATGATTTTATGCACTCTAATTTCTGGATTTATTGGAAGACGATGTTTGCCTTTGAACCTTGGCATTCTGCAATGGAAATGCGTCGTTATTTAATGAGATTTGTACATCATATTGGTGGGTTAGCAGATTTCAGTGCTTTGAAATTCACTAAATATAATCAATATGAATCACTCGTACGTCCTATTATCGCCTATTTAACGTCCCATGGTGTCCAATTTCAATATGGTGTACAAGTACTAGATATTAAAGTGGATGTCACAACAACAGAGAAAGTTGCTCGAGAAATTCAACTGAAACGTCACGGTCAACTTGAAACGATTACATTAACTCCAAATGATTTGGTATTCGTGACTAATGGAAGTATCACTGAAAGTTCAACTTATGGAGATAACGACACGCCGGCACCCCCTAATCATAAACCCGGCGGTAGTTGGAACTTATGGCGCAATCTTGCCAAACAAAGCCCTGAGTTTGGTTGCCCTGAAAAGTTCTATCAAGATTTACCTGATAAAAGTTGGTTCGTCTCAGCAACTGTCACTACCAATAACAAAACGATCATCGACACAATTGAACGTATATGTAAACGAGATCCTTTATCTGGCAAGACCGTTACAGGTGGCATTATTACTGTGAATGATTCTAATTGGCAAATGAGTTTTACCATTAATCGTCAACAACAATTTAAAACGCAGCCAAAAGATGAAATGAGTGTATGGATTTATGCCTTATATTCTAATGTAGAAGGTGAATATATCCATAAACCTATTGTTGAGTGTAGTGGTAGCGATATTTGCCAAGAATGGTTATATCATATAGGCATCCCTGATAATCTAATAGAAAACCTCGCCAACAATCACTGCAATAGTATACCTGTCTATATGCCATATATCTGTTCATATTTTATGCCTAGAGCCGTGGGCGATAGACCACTTGTTGTGCCTAAGGATTCTCGTAACTTAGCCTTTATTGGGAATTTTGCTGAAACAGAAAGAGATACCGTCTTTACAACAGAATATTCCGTAAGAACCGCAATGGAAGCGGTATATCAACTCTTGGATATTGATAGAGGTGTCCCAGAAGTTGTGGCATCAGAATTCGATTTACGTGTGCTCATGGAGGCACTGTATGAATTAAATGATCGCAAAGATTTAACAGAACTAGCCGAACAAAATAGAATTCAACAATTCGCTCTAAATGCTTTCTTGAAAAAGATTAAAAACACCTATATTGAAGAATTGTTACAACAGCATAAGTTACTATAA